One genomic region from Anabaena sp. PCC 7108 encodes:
- a CDS encoding transglutaminase family protein: MSFVLPSLTVSQMFGQKTIRPLTAATLYGIAFIKDRLIAIDTIKGHLLEIDPTSDNSKILNPHQVKEFTEVTGLAVWEDTLWVSRENSVYRCKLASLGLEHFVTLPYGADGVAVWESTVYVSCQRLGYILVFDRETRKEITRFHAPGVGIENLTVTQETLWVCDRTEQSVYSMDRATGEIRFSVLTPFASPTGIAVHRNNDTTQENLYIAYATEEPYIRDNPNADPCHELTYRDMTFIHPLYYHYQPDKRYALSNGYLIEMSYVEEIAPLDEVYLPNVEWRIALPSETERQKVKQVEAIGLPFTEEIFEGQRIAVFKFDSLTPGERHIFGWKALLEVRGIKYRITPKDVEELPEPTPAFQERYLVDDDDLAMETAIVRRAAREAVGSETNMLRKMYNIRNYVYDELSYGIKPYIDTPDVVLERGVGSCGEYVGVLLALCRLNGILCRTVGRYKCPPYGEQQGVPLQPDFNHVWLEFYIPNFGWVPMESNPDDVGDAGPYPTRFFMGLCWYHIEIGKGVTFETLISNGRRLTKEDISIGELAINHIRFTILQELPPF, translated from the coding sequence ATGAGTTTTGTACTCCCTAGTTTGACTGTTAGCCAAATGTTTGGCCAAAAAACAATCCGACCGCTGACTGCTGCTACTCTATACGGCATTGCTTTCATCAAAGATAGACTGATTGCTATCGATACAATCAAAGGTCATCTACTAGAAATTGACCCCACCTCTGATAATAGTAAAATTCTTAATCCCCACCAAGTTAAGGAGTTTACAGAAGTTACAGGTTTAGCCGTCTGGGAAGATACTCTGTGGGTAAGCCGTGAAAATAGCGTTTATCGGTGTAAACTTGCCTCTTTAGGTTTGGAGCATTTTGTCACTTTACCTTATGGTGCTGATGGCGTAGCTGTTTGGGAATCGACTGTTTATGTAAGTTGTCAAAGACTTGGCTATATTCTAGTTTTTGACCGCGAAACACGCAAGGAAATTACTCGGTTTCATGCACCTGGTGTGGGCATAGAAAATTTGACCGTCACCCAGGAAACTCTCTGGGTTTGCGATCGCACAGAACAAAGCGTTTATTCTATGGATAGGGCAACTGGGGAAATTCGATTCAGTGTTCTTACCCCTTTTGCATCTCCTACTGGAATAGCAGTACATAGAAATAACGATACAACACAGGAAAATCTCTACATTGCTTATGCCACTGAGGAGCCTTATATTCGCGATAATCCCAATGCCGACCCTTGTCATGAGTTAACCTACCGGGATATGACTTTTATTCATCCCCTGTATTATCATTACCAGCCAGATAAGCGCTACGCCCTCTCTAATGGTTATCTTATAGAAATGTCCTATGTTGAGGAAATTGCACCCCTAGACGAGGTTTATTTACCCAATGTAGAATGGCGCATTGCCCTACCATCAGAAACTGAACGCCAAAAGGTCAAGCAAGTTGAAGCAATTGGTTTACCCTTCACAGAAGAAATCTTTGAGGGACAGCGAATAGCAGTATTTAAATTTGATTCCCTGACTCCCGGTGAACGGCATATATTTGGCTGGAAAGCACTGTTAGAAGTCCGAGGCATAAAGTATCGCATCACACCGAAAGATGTAGAAGAACTTCCTGAACCGACACCAGCATTCCAAGAACGCTATTTGGTTGATGATGATGATTTAGCAATGGAAACGGCTATTGTCCGTCGTGCAGCCCGTGAAGCAGTTGGTTCAGAAACTAATATGTTACGGAAAATGTACAACATCCGTAATTATGTTTATGATGAGTTATCATACGGGATTAAGCCATACATTGACACACCTGATGTAGTATTAGAACGGGGAGTTGGTTCTTGTGGCGAATACGTCGGTGTATTATTGGCTTTATGCCGTTTAAATGGAATTCTTTGTCGCACTGTAGGTAGATATAAATGCCCTCCCTATGGAGAACAGCAAGGAGTTCCTCTGCAACCAGACTTTAATCATGTTTGGCTAGAGTTCTACATCCCTAATTTTGGCTGGGTGCCAATGGAATCTAATCCCGATGATGTGGGTGATGCTGGTCCTTATCCTACACGCTTTTTTATGGGATTATGCTGGTATCATATTGAAATTGGTAAAGGTGTTACCTTTGAAACCTTGATTAGCAACGGCCGTCGGTTAACAAAGGAAGATATTTCTATTGGAGAATTAGCCATCAATCATATTCGGTTTACAATTCTTCAAGAATTACCGCCTTTTTAA